A section of the Mangifera indica cultivar Alphonso chromosome 12, CATAS_Mindica_2.1, whole genome shotgun sequence genome encodes:
- the LOC123192118 gene encoding uncharacterized protein LOC123192118: MSSSGFGVSSTACRVKGDITWAHVSESVDDNGRKMLKCLYCGKTTREGGIYRMKQHLARKKGDVDPCTKVPHDVRFQMANALEEIVAKNKEKQEFRRHATPFGATIPPFEGDIAVEEFEGLSPPMNMTEGNTGIRSSKKQIRLTNDSKRKRPIGVGDFFAPRTTSGAQPSIKSVLAGKEAKWRADMAVVRFLYDTCIPLNALNSIYFQPMLDVITAIGPGYKQPTYYEARVNLLNDSKKEVQLLIDSYRKNWEEVGCTLMADGWTDISSIIVKVVGPLMRLLRIVDSDERPSLGYVYDGMTLRRGIHAAAYYLNPAFQYDRESFCTKPEVLQGFLDVVESKTYEWWRTYGYSTPNLQKFAIKILSQTSTSSGCERNWSVFERIHTKKRNRLEHQRVNDLVFIHYNLQLQNR, encoded by the exons ATGTCTTCATCTGGATTTGGGGTTTCTTCAACAGCATGTCGAGTGAAAGGCGATATTACTTGGGCACATGTTTCTGAGAGTGTAGATGATAATGGAAGGAAGATGTTGAAGTGTTTATATTGTGGTAAGACAACTAGAGAAGGTGGTATATATAGAATGAAGCAACATTTGGCTAGAAAAAAAGGGGATGTTGATCCATGCACTAAAGTTCCTCATGATGTTAGATTTCAAATGGCGAATGCATTAGAAGAGATTGTggcaaaaaataaagaaaaacaagaatttcGTAGGCATGCAACTCCTTTTGGTGCTACTATACCTCCATTTGAGGGTGATATTgcagttgaagaatttgaagggtTGTCTCCTCCTATGAACATGACTGAAGGTAATACTGGTATTAGGTCttctaaaaaacaaattagacttacaaatgattcaaaaagaaaaagaccaaTTGGGGTTGGGGATTTTTTTGCTCCAAGGACTACTAGTGGGGCTCAACCTTcaataaaaagtgttttggcTGGAAAAGAAGCCAAATGGAGAGCTGACATGGCTGTTGTGAGGTTCTTATATGATACTTGCATCCCTcttaatgcattaaattctatttatttccaACCTATGTTAGATGTCATTACTGCAATTGGGCCTGGATATAAGCAACCAACATATTATGAAGCACGAGTGAATTTGTTGAATGATTCAAAGAAGGAAGTGCAATTACTTATTGATAGTTACAGAAAAAATTGGGAAGAAGTTGGTTGTACACTTATGGCTGATGGTTGGACAGACATTTCTA gtataattgtaaaagttgtgggACCATTGATGCGTTTGCTTCGTATTGTAGATTCAGATGAAAGACCTTCATTGGGATATGTCTATGATGGAAT GACATTGCGTCGAGGTATTCATGCAGCTGCATATTACTTGAATCCTGCATTTCAATATGATCGTGAATCTTTTTGCACAAAACCAGAGGTATTACAAGGTTTTCTGGATGTTGTTGAGAGTAAAACAT atgaatGGTGGAGAACATATGGATACAGTACTCCCAATTTACAGaagtttgcaattaaaattcttagtcaaacttcaacatcttcaggcTGTGAGCGTAATTGGAGTGTTTTTGAACGCATACAtactaagaagagaaatagattgGAGCATCAACGtgtaaatgatcttgtttttattcattataacttaCAGTTGCAAAATAGgtaa
- the LOC123192801 gene encoding uncharacterized protein At4g18257-like — protein MTEEQERKKRVVAESLEWLTESSIMPKKQRSIEGLGPSSILELKPQLYKSQEESKKSKELIGPDVEFHRAKKKITSRDSFSSKNSGVEARVLEDKLELKAVKDGSASYAALERKAELYEKLVEGELSDKEDKEKYCVDFFRKGMEQETGQPPQADDVSVTVAAQVEATENDAASMLFDIKFVAPGRTTGTMDKNEHKQFVRSKVYTVGRTRERQFGKNIWQETD, from the exons ATGACTGAAgaacaagagagaaagaagagggtTGTGGCTGAATCGCTGGAATGGCTTACGGAATCATCAATCATGCCCAAGAAACAACGCTCAATCGAAGGACTGGGTCCATCTTCTATCTTAGAACTCAAACCCCAGCTCTATAAATCCCAGGAAGAATCCAAAAAATCCAAAGAATTGATCGGTCCTGATGTTGAGTTCCACCGCGCCAAGAAGAAGATTACCTCACGTGATTCCTTCTCCTCCAAGAACTCCGGCGTCGAAGCCCGCGTTCTCGA AGACAAGCTCGAGTTGAAAGCGGTGAAGGATGGGTCGGCCAGCTATGCGGCACTGGAAAGGAAGGCTGAGTTATATGAAAAACTGGTGGAGGGAGAATTATCGGATAAGGAAGATAAGGAGAAGTATTGTGTGGACTTTTTTCGTAAGGGTATGGAACAGGAAACAGGGCAGCCTCCTCAAGCTGATGATGTTTCTGTCACCGTAGCAGCACAAGTCGAAGCAACTGAGAACGATGCTGCTTCTATgctttttgacataaaatttgtaGCACCGGGTAGAACAACTGGAACAATGGATAAAAATGAACATAAACAATTTGTGAG GTCCAAGGTTTATACTGTAGGAAGAACCAGAGAGCGGCAGTTTGGGAAGAACATTTGGCAAGAAACAGATTAG